The Achromobacter deleyi genome has a window encoding:
- a CDS encoding NAD(P)-dependent oxidoreductase, with the protein MTADTVPVIGFIGLGVMGGPMCRNIAVKHAGEVIAFDMNADAYALLQGTKARRAATLAEVAAQADVVFLSLPGGPQVERVCLAPGGLTDGPRRPAVIVDLSTTTVASARGTAERLAASGVAFADAPVARTRAAAQRGELSIMVGADEALYQRIEPLLRYIGSDVTRCGEVGCGQVVKLINNALVFENTVALAEMMVLGERAGVQPTVLLDAVSKGSGDSFVLRNHGRQAMLPREFPEKSFPPEYVLKDLGYVLELASQTGLAAHVAELAQRYYAAAASGGWGGRYFPSVIEIIDRGDGPAAAAPGQKGQVHG; encoded by the coding sequence ATGACAGCAGATACCGTACCCGTGATCGGCTTTATCGGCCTGGGCGTGATGGGTGGCCCGATGTGTCGCAACATAGCCGTCAAGCATGCCGGCGAGGTCATTGCATTCGACATGAACGCGGATGCCTACGCCTTGCTGCAAGGAACCAAGGCGCGCCGCGCCGCGACCCTGGCGGAGGTGGCGGCCCAGGCCGACGTGGTGTTCCTGTCCTTGCCCGGAGGACCTCAGGTGGAGCGGGTCTGCCTGGCCCCGGGCGGCCTGACCGACGGCCCGCGCCGGCCGGCCGTGATCGTGGACCTGAGCACCACCACCGTGGCGTCGGCCCGCGGCACGGCCGAACGGCTAGCCGCAAGCGGCGTCGCCTTCGCGGATGCGCCGGTGGCCCGGACCCGTGCAGCGGCGCAGCGCGGCGAACTGAGCATCATGGTGGGCGCCGACGAGGCCCTCTATCAGCGCATCGAACCGCTGCTGCGCTACATCGGTTCGGACGTCACCCGCTGCGGCGAGGTGGGCTGCGGCCAGGTGGTCAAGCTCATCAACAATGCGCTGGTCTTTGAGAACACCGTGGCGCTGGCCGAGATGATGGTGCTGGGCGAGCGCGCCGGCGTGCAGCCGACGGTGCTGCTGGATGCGGTGTCCAAGGGGTCGGGCGACAGCTTCGTGCTGCGCAATCACGGCCGCCAGGCCATGCTGCCGCGCGAGTTTCCGGAGAAGTCCTTTCCGCCCGAGTACGTGCTGAAGGACCTGGGCTACGTGCTGGAGCTTGCCTCGCAGACCGGCCTGGCGGCCCATGTCGCGGAACTTGCCCAGCGCTACTACGCGGCCGCCGCCAGCGGCGGCTGGGGCGGGCGTTACTTCCCTTCGGTGATCGAGATCATCGACCGGGGCGACGGGCCGGCCGCCGCCGCGCCCGGGCAGAAGGGGCAGGTCCATGGATGA
- a CDS encoding SDR family NAD(P)-dependent oxidoreductase, which yields MAQHLSGPASLEGQVALITGGAGAMGQAIAKAFRQAGARVIATDRVAQQELGGGIDYRRYDVTSRAETDQVIDEVLAEYGKVDILVLCAGIIARTPLGDSTDDEWDAVMSVNVRGVVNPARKLFPLMCKQGFGKILAAGSIAAKNGGVASGPAYVASKAAVHGMMRWIAKAGAPHGVYANTLAPGPVETAMWASVTGGGAPSANGTVPLGRYGNPDDIAQAALFLCSPASNWITGTSLDISGGMWMD from the coding sequence CCGCAAGTCTTGAAGGCCAGGTTGCGTTGATCACGGGCGGCGCGGGCGCCATGGGACAGGCGATTGCGAAGGCGTTCCGGCAGGCCGGGGCGCGCGTGATCGCCACCGACCGGGTAGCGCAGCAGGAACTGGGCGGCGGCATCGATTACCGCCGCTATGACGTGACTTCCCGGGCCGAGACCGACCAGGTCATCGACGAGGTCCTGGCCGAGTACGGCAAGGTGGACATTCTGGTGCTGTGCGCGGGCATCATCGCCCGCACGCCGCTGGGCGACAGCACCGACGACGAGTGGGATGCGGTGATGTCCGTGAATGTGCGCGGCGTGGTCAACCCGGCGCGCAAGCTGTTTCCGCTGATGTGCAAGCAGGGCTTCGGCAAGATCCTGGCCGCGGGCTCGATCGCGGCCAAGAACGGCGGCGTGGCGTCGGGGCCGGCCTATGTCGCGTCCAAGGCTGCCGTGCACGGCATGATGCGCTGGATCGCCAAGGCCGGAGCGCCGCATGGCGTGTATGCCAACACCCTGGCGCCGGGTCCGGTCGAGACGGCCATGTGGGCCAGCGTCACCGGCGGGGGGGCGCCTTCGGCCAACGGCACGGTGCCGCTGGGCCGCTATGGCAATCCCGACGATATCGCGCAGGCGGCGCTGTTCCTGTGTTCGCCGGCCTCCAACTGGATAACGGGCACGTCGCTGGATATCAGCGGCGGCATGTGGATGGACTGA
- a CDS encoding ABC transporter ATP-binding protein, producing MNEAASGLLEVEGLTVRYGAGPVVHGIGLSVGAGAVVALLGANGAGKSSTLRAIAGLEPAQGRIRLDGQDISGLSAARRFRLGIVYVPEGRAIVTDLTVAENLTLGSYFVDARTRARREQMVMDFFPEIAGRRKAPAGLLSGGEQQMLAIGRGLMSGPRLLLLDEPSLGLAPLLVARVYERLAAIQREQKLAALLVEQSFHVAARLAVRAWVLRHGHIVGELDEQALRSREGRQRAIDAYLGARQEAREQPHASLA from the coding sequence ATGAATGAAGCGGCTTCTGGCCTGCTGGAGGTAGAGGGCCTGACGGTGCGCTATGGCGCCGGGCCGGTGGTGCACGGCATCGGGCTGTCGGTGGGCGCCGGGGCGGTGGTGGCGCTGCTGGGCGCCAACGGGGCCGGCAAGTCGAGCACGCTGCGCGCCATTGCCGGGCTGGAGCCGGCGCAGGGCCGGATCAGGCTGGACGGGCAGGACATCTCGGGATTGTCGGCGGCGCGGCGCTTCCGCCTGGGCATCGTCTACGTGCCGGAGGGCCGGGCCATCGTGACGGATCTGACGGTCGCCGAGAACCTGACCCTGGGTTCGTATTTCGTCGATGCGCGCACGCGGGCCAGGCGAGAACAGATGGTGATGGATTTCTTCCCGGAGATCGCGGGGCGGCGCAAGGCGCCCGCCGGCCTGCTCAGCGGCGGCGAACAGCAGATGCTGGCGATCGGCCGCGGCCTGATGTCGGGGCCGCGCCTGCTGCTGCTGGACGAGCCCTCGCTGGGGCTCGCGCCTTTGCTGGTTGCTCGCGTGTACGAGCGGCTGGCGGCGATCCAGCGCGAACAGAAACTGGCCGCCCTGCTGGTGGAGCAGAGCTTTCACGTGGCCGCCAGGCTGGCGGTCCGGGCCTGGGTGCTGCGGCACGGCCATATCGTGGGCGAGCTCGACGAGCAGGCGCTGCGCAGCCGCGAAGGGCGGCAGCGCGCCATCGACGCCTATCTGGGCGCGCGCCAGGAAGCCCGGGAACAGCCCCACGCATCTCTTGCATAG
- a CDS encoding branched-chain amino acid ABC transporter permease translates to MSSVIMSSSRPRPGVAAGGQAAAPLRRWTAGAGIAGLLALALLPLVAGGYWTYTLGLCFANAIAIISVSFLVRYGGEVSIGHGVFVAAGAYTVALMEKYLGVSLLASLPLAACAGAVLGLAFAFPSRYLSGIYLAVATMALALALPEVLLHFSAVSGGYEGLYVKLDALPGLAKETQRYYLPLTGLVVVALLLHHFRRSRQAMALLLIRTSPHAAESFGVRRSWARLSCMALSGAIAAIAGAMLSFSSSTVSPNSFTLWTSIFLLVGSVVSLYSMSILGSLLGGLFLTLMPLLLAGAGDWVPILYGSALLIVVLGFNALPAKVRARLHGGNP, encoded by the coding sequence GTGTCTAGCGTAATCATGTCATCCAGCCGCCCGCGGCCGGGCGTCGCGGCGGGCGGCCAGGCGGCGGCGCCGCTGCGGCGCTGGACCGCCGGGGCAGGGATAGCGGGCCTGCTGGCGCTGGCGCTGCTGCCCCTGGTCGCCGGCGGCTATTGGACCTACACCCTGGGGCTGTGCTTTGCCAACGCCATCGCCATCATTTCGGTGAGCTTTCTGGTGCGCTACGGCGGCGAGGTCTCGATCGGCCACGGCGTGTTCGTCGCGGCGGGCGCCTACACCGTCGCCTTGATGGAGAAGTACCTGGGCGTGTCGTTGCTGGCCAGCCTGCCGCTGGCGGCTTGCGCGGGCGCCGTCCTGGGCCTGGCCTTCGCCTTTCCTTCCCGCTACCTGTCGGGCATCTACCTGGCGGTGGCCACGATGGCGCTGGCCCTGGCCCTGCCCGAGGTGCTGCTGCATTTTTCAGCGGTTTCCGGCGGTTATGAAGGCCTGTACGTGAAACTGGACGCGCTGCCGGGCCTGGCCAAGGAAACCCAGCGCTACTACCTGCCGCTGACCGGGCTGGTCGTGGTGGCGCTGCTGCTGCACCACTTCCGCCGCTCGCGCCAGGCGATGGCCTTGCTGTTGATCCGCACTTCGCCGCATGCGGCCGAGTCCTTCGGCGTACGCCGCAGCTGGGCCCGCCTGTCCTGCATGGCCTTGAGCGGCGCCATCGCGGCGATCGCCGGGGCGATGCTGTCCTTCAGCTCTTCCACGGTGTCGCCCAACAGCTTCACGCTGTGGACCTCGATCTTCCTGCTGGTGGGCTCCGTGGTCAGCCTGTATTCGATGTCCATCCTGGGCAGCCTGCTGGGCGGCCTGTTCCTGACGCTGATGCCCTTGCTGCTGGCGGGTGCGGGCGACTGGGTGCCCATTCTTTACGGGTCCGCGCTGCTGATCGTGGTGTTGGGATTCAATGCGCTGCCCGCCAAGGTGCGCGCCCGGCTGCACGGAGGCAATCCATGA
- a CDS encoding branched-chain amino acid ABC transporter permease, with product MDDLVGLIWAGVVSGCLYAMGAIGIVLIYKSSNVVNFAHGNLAGLAAFLVFGFTAGIFANMAWGAAVLLTLVIMVAVMAVSYFLIAPLVFKSDLTSTIATLGVGLIAQGATQLLFGSNVVSLDLPLPAWRGQLGPIRVTSYDMAVLGTTALAIGLLYLLIERTRIGIAFRAVSANPYASRVCGLNLRRVHLFSWVTAGVLGLIASLLIVPTTFLSSTSVSSFMLQAFAAAVVGGFNSLPGAVLGGIFIGAIMNLLSFYVSAEFNNTYLLLTILLVLNVFPKGVLAIRGGARV from the coding sequence ATGGATGACCTCGTCGGCCTGATCTGGGCGGGCGTCGTCAGCGGCTGCCTGTACGCCATGGGTGCGATCGGCATCGTGCTGATCTACAAGAGTTCGAACGTGGTGAACTTCGCGCATGGCAACCTGGCGGGCCTGGCCGCGTTCCTGGTGTTCGGCTTCACGGCAGGCATCTTCGCGAACATGGCCTGGGGCGCCGCCGTGCTGCTGACGCTCGTGATCATGGTGGCCGTGATGGCAGTCAGCTATTTCCTGATCGCCCCGCTGGTCTTCAAGTCGGACCTGACCAGCACCATAGCGACCCTGGGCGTGGGTCTCATCGCGCAGGGCGCAACCCAGCTCTTGTTCGGCTCCAACGTGGTGTCGCTGGACCTGCCGCTGCCCGCATGGCGCGGCCAGCTGGGCCCCATCCGCGTCACGTCGTATGACATGGCCGTGCTGGGCACGACCGCGCTGGCGATCGGGCTGCTGTACCTGCTGATCGAGCGCACCCGCATCGGCATCGCTTTTCGCGCCGTGTCGGCCAATCCCTACGCCAGCCGCGTATGCGGGCTGAATCTGCGCCGGGTCCATCTGTTTTCCTGGGTGACGGCGGGCGTGCTCGGGCTGATCGCGTCGCTGCTGATCGTGCCGACCACGTTCCTGTCGTCCACCAGTGTGTCCTCGTTCATGCTGCAGGCGTTCGCGGCGGCGGTCGTGGGCGGCTTCAACAGCCTGCCCGGGGCCGTGCTGGGCGGCATCTTCATCGGCGCCATCATGAACCTGCTGTCGTTCTATGTGTCCGCGGAATTCAACAACACCTATCTGCTGCTGACGATTCTGCTGGTGCTCAACGTATTCCCCAAGGGGGTGCTGGCCATCCGTGGAGGCGCCCGTGTCTAG
- a CDS encoding ABC transporter ATP-binding protein: MNAHASLDRHPLVVEDLSLSFGGIQVLQHIGLHLKAGEITGLIGPNGAGKTSFFNCLTGLYSPQQGSIRLGERRLEGIAPTGRAALGFSRSFQHVALCPELTVAENVMVGLDRQSSAGWLDAFLPLPGGKAERARNRERALAALERLGVLQVADEYPSQLPPGVLRLAEIARAIAGDPRVLLLDEPAAGLNSVETGDLSSALKRLRAPGLVLVVVEHDMDLIMEVCDTIHVLNVGRLLASGSPEQVRGNPDVVRVYLGDEDE, from the coding sequence ATGAACGCGCACGCCTCGCTGGACCGTCATCCGCTGGTGGTCGAGGACCTGTCGCTGTCGTTCGGCGGCATCCAGGTCCTGCAGCACATCGGGTTGCATTTGAAGGCGGGCGAGATCACCGGGCTGATCGGTCCGAACGGGGCCGGCAAGACCAGCTTCTTCAATTGCCTGACCGGCTTGTATTCCCCGCAGCAGGGCAGCATCCGGCTGGGCGAGCGGCGCCTTGAAGGCATTGCGCCCACGGGGCGCGCCGCGCTCGGGTTCTCGCGCAGCTTCCAGCACGTGGCCTTGTGCCCGGAGTTGACCGTGGCCGAGAACGTGATGGTGGGACTGGATCGGCAATCGTCGGCCGGGTGGCTGGATGCCTTCCTGCCCCTGCCGGGTGGCAAGGCGGAACGCGCCCGCAACCGCGAGCGCGCCCTGGCCGCCCTGGAACGGCTGGGGGTACTGCAGGTCGCCGATGAATATCCCTCGCAACTTCCGCCCGGCGTGCTGCGCCTGGCGGAGATTGCCCGTGCCATCGCAGGCGACCCTCGGGTATTGCTGCTGGACGAGCCGGCGGCGGGCCTGAATTCCGTCGAGACCGGCGACCTGTCGTCCGCGCTGAAGCGGCTGCGCGCGCCAGGGCTGGTGCTGGTGGTCGTCGAGCACGACATGGATCTGATCATGGAGGTGTGCGACACCATCCACGTACTGAACGTGGGCCGGCTGTTGGCCTCGGGCAGTCCGGAGCAGGTCCGCGGCAATCCCGATGTGGTGCGCGTCTACCTGGGAGACGAGGATGAATGA